In Pseudomonadota bacterium, a single window of DNA contains:
- a CDS encoding SDR family oxidoreductase, producing the protein MAVQPTAVASPRCALITGASGGIGRATAQALAATQWHLVITDLEAAALEAMAPDLLAAGAPAVQCVTGDVVDPGLPARLATASAAAGVPLRGLVNCAGVIDGTALEALSDERWQQVFDINVTSQFRVTRALAPQLRAAGGAAVVNLSSILGVHAGHNMPAYCMTKAAIVGLTKSLAVDFAADEVRVNALTPGGIDTNMPRSLLAQLGIPEQTFFANIGDFVGRQLVKRLGRADEVAQLIAFLLSDHASFITGAALPIDGGWAAC; encoded by the coding sequence ATGGCAGTACAACCCACGGCCGTAGCTTCACCACGCTGCGCGCTCATCACCGGCGCCAGCGGCGGTATCGGCCGCGCCACCGCCCAGGCGCTCGCGGCGACGCAATGGCATCTCGTGATCACGGATCTCGAGGCCGCAGCCCTCGAAGCGATGGCGCCCGACTTGTTGGCGGCCGGTGCGCCCGCGGTGCAATGCGTGACCGGTGACGTGGTAGACCCGGGCTTGCCCGCGCGTCTCGCCACGGCCAGCGCCGCGGCCGGCGTGCCGCTGCGCGGACTCGTCAATTGCGCGGGCGTAATCGACGGCACCGCACTCGAAGCCCTCAGCGACGAGCGCTGGCAGCAGGTGTTCGATATCAATGTCACCAGCCAGTTTCGCGTCACGCGCGCCCTGGCGCCGCAGCTGCGCGCGGCCGGCGGCGCCGCGGTCGTCAATCTTTCGTCCATCCTCGGCGTGCATGCCGGACACAACATGCCGGCCTACTGCATGACCAAGGCCGCCATCGTCGGGCTGACCAAGAGCCTGGCGGTCGACTTTGCCGCTGACGAGGTGCGCGTCAATGCGCTGACCCCGGGCGGCATCGATACCAACATGCCGCGCTCACTGCTCGCGCAGCTCGGTATCCCGGAACAGACGTTCTTCGCGAATATTGGCGATTTCGTCGGCCGCCAGCTGGTCAAGCGCCTGGGGCGCGCCGACGAAGTGGCCCAGCTCATCGCTTTCCTGTTATCCGACCACGCCAGCTTCATCACCGGCGCCGCGCTGCCCATCGACGGCGGCTGGGCGGCCTGCTGA
- a CDS encoding DUF3570 domain-containing protein produces MEQRAPKRRALDALTAAALTLPGLSSHAAGAGVEFGYSHYEESERENYGQQARYQPISVDSSTLRANTRLHDRVTLRFGYAEDTWSGATPMSTAPQAGEPNRGTFPGMPLSGASPFLESNFYVDQQLQPYRFAVTPDGGFSQVPDQRAAHVMSYASPETRRAGDFALAYDGGDIGLSAAGGLSVEEDYVSNYVALGARVDFDRKRTTLEVNVRRAHAEVAAKLDRDAYSYYDSTHYRAHLDFETTRDSRTITLRDDRDDWTASASLARVLTRHLLLAGGFEYTRSSGYQGNPYKVTEFVFADLRGPGTDFGVPGVPVLYDAFVRGLLEQRPDIRNQFTLHGELAYDIERWDAALHVGYRYSHDDWDISAHTFDLEWIQRLPRGWQVAPRVRYYSQGRADFYHRWIVVGEAIRYVDIDANNPDLGFREDYAWLPYEYFSSDHRLSGYGALSGGVSVVREFADGALRLEAGAEYYLHAGHLKLGGGGEGAYADFDGYVLNGVIGLDLERAFAPKGDGASTHGEHGAHRGTRHLAPAGLDHAHGPLRAGEFMFGYRYGYAQWSGDFLRGTQAVDDATILNQACAPAQCATVTREMSMNMHMLDLMFAPSDWLTLVLMPQFVNMSMAVANIPGAPVGGGHHHGGAGDDTHTTGSVGDTTFGGLVKLHDAGTHAAHLGLMLRAPSGDYAIKHGNVRIGNFMHYDMQTGSGTWDLAPSLTWHGQWRRWSFGAQGAAMVRLAGANGAGYRLGDRLETSLWSGYGLTDWLGVTLRATHTVQGAVRGQFKPAVLAVVSGPMDLPDNTGGRYFDLGAGLSAKVMHGTLSVEWLAPVSDDVNGFQRERAGTLFAGWNTHF; encoded by the coding sequence ATGGAGCAACGTGCGCCCAAACGACGCGCTCTCGACGCGCTGACCGCCGCCGCGCTCACGCTGCCGGGGCTCAGCAGTCATGCGGCGGGCGCCGGGGTCGAGTTCGGATACAGTCACTACGAGGAGAGTGAACGCGAGAACTACGGCCAGCAAGCCAGGTACCAGCCGATCAGCGTCGACAGTTCGACGCTGCGGGCAAACACTCGCCTGCACGACCGTGTGACGCTGCGCTTCGGCTACGCCGAGGACACCTGGTCAGGCGCGACGCCGATGTCGACGGCGCCGCAGGCCGGCGAGCCCAACCGCGGCACGTTTCCGGGCATGCCGCTGTCGGGCGCTTCGCCCTTCCTGGAGAGCAACTTCTACGTCGACCAGCAACTGCAGCCCTATCGCTTCGCCGTGACGCCGGACGGCGGCTTCAGCCAGGTGCCCGATCAACGCGCCGCCCATGTCATGTCCTACGCCTCGCCGGAAACCCGCCGCGCAGGTGATTTCGCGTTGGCCTACGATGGCGGTGACATCGGTCTGTCGGCGGCCGGCGGTCTGTCGGTCGAAGAGGACTATGTGTCGAATTACGTGGCGCTCGGCGCGCGCGTGGATTTCGATCGCAAGCGCACGACCCTGGAAGTGAATGTGCGGCGCGCGCACGCCGAGGTCGCCGCCAAGCTCGATCGCGACGCCTATTCCTATTACGACAGCACCCATTACCGCGCCCATCTCGATTTCGAGACCACGCGCGACTCCCGAACCATCACCTTGCGCGACGATCGCGACGACTGGACGGCGTCCGCGAGCCTCGCCCGCGTATTGACCCGCCACCTGCTGCTGGCCGGCGGCTTCGAATACACGCGCAGCAGCGGTTACCAGGGCAATCCCTACAAGGTCACCGAGTTCGTGTTCGCCGATCTGCGCGGCCCAGGCACCGACTTTGGCGTACCCGGCGTGCCGGTCCTGTACGACGCCTTCGTGCGCGGGCTGCTCGAGCAGCGGCCGGACATCCGCAACCAGTTCACCCTGCACGGCGAACTCGCCTACGACATCGAGCGCTGGGACGCCGCGTTGCATGTCGGCTACCGCTATTCTCACGACGACTGGGACATCAGCGCCCACACCTTCGACCTCGAATGGATCCAGCGTCTGCCGCGCGGCTGGCAGGTGGCGCCGCGCGTGCGCTACTACTCGCAGGGCCGGGCGGATTTCTATCACCGCTGGATCGTGGTCGGCGAAGCCATCCGCTACGTCGACATCGATGCCAACAATCCCGACCTCGGCTTTCGCGAGGATTACGCGTGGCTGCCCTACGAGTATTTTTCCAGCGACCATCGCCTCTCGGGCTATGGCGCCTTGTCCGGTGGCGTGAGCGTGGTACGGGAGTTCGCCGACGGTGCGCTGCGCCTGGAAGCCGGCGCCGAGTACTACCTGCACGCCGGCCATCTCAAGCTCGGCGGCGGCGGTGAAGGCGCCTATGCCGACTTCGATGGCTATGTGCTCAATGGTGTCATCGGTCTCGATCTGGAACGTGCATTCGCGCCCAAGGGCGATGGCGCGAGCACGCATGGCGAGCACGGCGCCCACCGTGGCACGCGCCACCTCGCGCCCGCCGGGCTCGACCATGCGCACGGCCCGCTGCGCGCCGGCGAATTCATGTTCGGCTATCGCTACGGCTATGCGCAGTGGAGCGGCGACTTCCTGCGCGGCACGCAAGCGGTCGATGACGCGACGATACTCAACCAAGCCTGCGCGCCGGCACAGTGCGCGACGGTCACGCGCGAAATGAGCATGAACATGCACATGCTGGATCTCATGTTCGCACCCAGCGACTGGCTGACCCTGGTGCTGATGCCGCAGTTCGTGAACATGAGCATGGCGGTGGCCAACATTCCCGGCGCGCCTGTCGGCGGCGGCCATCACCATGGCGGTGCGGGCGACGACACCCATACCACCGGCAGCGTCGGGGACACCACGTTTGGCGGCCTGGTGAAACTCCATGACGCCGGCACGCACGCCGCGCACCTCGGCCTCATGCTGCGCGCACCGAGCGGTGACTACGCCATCAAGCACGGCAACGTACGCATCGGCAATTTCATGCATTACGACATGCAGACCGGCAGCGGCACCTGGGATCTCGCGCCCAGCCTCACCTGGCACGGCCAATGGCGCCGATGGTCTTTCGGCGCGCAGGGTGCCGCCATGGTGCGCCTGGCGGGCGCCAACGGCGCTGGTTATCGCCTCGGAGACCGCCTGGAGACCTCGCTGTGGAGTGGCTATGGCCTCACCGACTGGCTGGGCGTGACGCTACGCGCGACCCATACCGTGCAGGGCGCGGTGCGCGGACAGTTCAAGCCCGCGGTGTTGGCCGTGGTCAGCGGCCCGATGGACTTGCCGGACAATACCGGAGGAAGGTATTTCGACCTCGGCGCGGGGCTGTCCGCCAAGGTCATGCATGGCACCCTGTCGGTGGAATGGCTGGCGCCCGTCAGTGACGACGTCAACGGCTTTCAGCGCGAGCGCGCGGGTACCTTGTTCGCCGGCTGGAATACTCACTTCTAG
- a CDS encoding LLM class flavin-dependent oxidoreductase has protein sequence MTASVSNDGRQAAALLNDENRFKLAVFGANVSCGCSVTSAEGTIAVNWPESREIAQLADKAGLDAMIPVARWRGFGGETNFNDRCFETFTWAAGIAAVTERIQVFSTMQVPTVHPVRAAKEAATIDHISGGRFGLNLVAGWVESELRMFGLPQLPHDERYAVSDEWATVIKRAWTEDTFDFDGRYFKLPGVHSEPKPLQSPGPLIMSAGQSPAGSAFAARHADLQFIFLPDITQTREVVATLKARALEEHGRRLKVMSLAYVVCRDTEAEAREYVNYYVHEKGDWGAVRNLSAAANNNMKSADATDPAFLEALVAGYGAVPMVGTADQIAERMRYLADAGLDGMTLSWVNYADGITQYQQQLLPRLKALGLRQ, from the coding sequence ATGACTGCATCCGTCTCGAATGACGGCCGCCAGGCCGCCGCGCTGCTGAACGACGAGAACCGCTTCAAACTCGCCGTGTTCGGCGCCAATGTCAGTTGCGGCTGCAGCGTGACGTCGGCCGAGGGCACCATCGCGGTGAACTGGCCGGAGTCGCGCGAGATCGCGCAGCTTGCCGACAAGGCCGGCCTCGACGCCATGATCCCCGTCGCGCGCTGGCGCGGCTTTGGTGGTGAGACCAATTTCAACGATCGCTGCTTCGAGACCTTCACCTGGGCGGCAGGCATCGCGGCCGTCACCGAGCGCATCCAGGTGTTCTCCACCATGCAGGTGCCGACCGTGCACCCGGTGCGCGCGGCCAAGGAAGCGGCCACCATCGACCACATCTCCGGCGGCCGCTTCGGCCTCAACCTGGTGGCCGGCTGGGTGGAATCGGAACTGCGCATGTTCGGCCTGCCGCAGCTGCCGCATGACGAGCGCTACGCGGTGTCGGACGAATGGGCGACCGTCATCAAGCGTGCGTGGACCGAAGACACCTTCGATTTCGACGGGCGTTATTTCAAACTGCCGGGCGTGCACAGCGAGCCGAAGCCGCTGCAGAGCCCCGGGCCACTCATCATGAGCGCCGGACAGAGCCCGGCCGGCTCGGCCTTCGCTGCGCGCCACGCCGATCTGCAGTTCATCTTCCTGCCGGATATCACGCAAACCCGCGAGGTCGTCGCCACGCTCAAGGCGCGCGCGCTCGAGGAACATGGCCGCCGGCTCAAGGTGATGTCGCTCGCCTACGTTGTGTGTCGTGACACCGAGGCCGAAGCGCGCGAGTACGTGAACTACTACGTGCACGAGAAAGGCGACTGGGGCGCGGTGCGCAACCTGTCCGCCGCGGCGAACAACAACATGAAGAGCGCCGATGCCACCGATCCGGCGTTTCTCGAAGCCTTGGTGGCGGGCTATGGCGCGGTACCGATGGTCGGCACCGCCGATCAGATCGCCGAGCGCATGCGCTATCTCGCCGATGCCGGCCTCGATGGCATGACGCTGTCGTGGGTGAACTACGCGGACGGCATCACGCAGTATCAACAGCAATTGCTGCCGCGGCTCAAGGCGCTGGGCTTGCGTCAATAG
- a CDS encoding DUF4266 domain-containing protein, with protein sequence MFREDRWVPSFRVSAAVLVVVASAASVGCAEVQVWQRGRLARPDMALRPYPAQRALREHVYMSREAALGGATAAGGGCGCY encoded by the coding sequence ATGTTTCGCGAGGATAGGTGGGTGCCAAGCTTCCGTGTATCAGCCGCCGTACTGGTGGTCGTCGCCAGCGCCGCGTCTGTCGGCTGCGCCGAGGTGCAGGTCTGGCAACGCGGACGCCTCGCGCGACCGGACATGGCGCTGCGCCCCTACCCTGCGCAACGCGCATTGCGCGAACACGTTTACATGAGTCGTGAAGCGGCGCTGGGTGGCGCGACCGCGGCCGGTGGTGGCTGCGGCTGTTATTGA